The following coding sequences lie in one Sphingobium sp. KCTC 72723 genomic window:
- a CDS encoding NAD(P)(+) transhydrogenase (Re/Si-specific) subunit beta has translation MHEIAQIPWGVSLAYLAAGVLFILALRGLSSPATSRRGNRMGMIGMAIAVGTTLYTHDVVSLPEIIGAIVIGGGIGFIIARRIAMTDMPQLVAAFHSLVGLAAVLVGAAAYLNPGAFGILDAVTGEIHNASRIELGLGVAIGAITFSGSVIAFLKLNGNMSGKPIMLPGRHVINLGTLVAILGLIGWFYVMAAPTIMAPWLFWTVIGLSFAIGFLLIIPIGGADMPVVVSMLNSYSGWAAAAMGFTLGNSAMIITGALVGSSGAILSYIMCKAMNRSFISVIAGGFGAAPEASSGGAVIDRPYKRGSAEDAAFLMKQADSVIIVPGYGMAVSQAQHALREMGDLLKKEGVKVKYAIHPVAGRMPGHMNVLLAEANVSYDEVFELEDINSEFGQCDVAFVIGANDVTNPAAKTDKTSPIYGMPILDVANAKSVLFVKRSMGGAGYAGVDNEVFYMDNTMMLLADAKKMVEEIVKGLAH, from the coding sequence ATGCATGAGATCGCACAGATCCCATGGGGCGTGAGCCTGGCCTATCTGGCCGCTGGCGTCCTGTTCATCCTGGCGCTGCGCGGGCTGTCCAGCCCGGCGACCAGCCGTCGCGGCAACCGCATGGGCATGATCGGCATGGCAATTGCCGTCGGGACCACGCTCTACACCCATGACGTGGTGAGCCTGCCCGAAATCATCGGCGCGATCGTCATCGGTGGCGGCATCGGCTTCATCATCGCGCGACGGATCGCGATGACGGACATGCCGCAACTTGTCGCGGCGTTCCACAGCCTCGTCGGCCTTGCCGCCGTGCTGGTGGGGGCTGCCGCTTATCTGAACCCCGGCGCGTTCGGGATTCTCGACGCTGTGACCGGCGAAATCCACAATGCCAGCCGCATCGAACTGGGGCTGGGCGTGGCGATCGGCGCGATCACTTTCTCCGGTTCTGTCATCGCATTCCTCAAACTCAACGGCAATATGTCGGGCAAGCCGATCATGCTGCCGGGCCGCCATGTCATCAACCTTGGCACGCTGGTCGCGATCCTGGGCCTGATCGGCTGGTTCTATGTCATGGCCGCACCGACGATCATGGCACCATGGCTGTTCTGGACCGTCATCGGCCTGTCATTCGCCATCGGTTTCCTGCTGATCATCCCGATCGGCGGGGCGGACATGCCTGTCGTGGTGTCGATGCTGAACAGCTATTCGGGCTGGGCCGCCGCCGCGATGGGCTTTACGCTGGGTAACAGCGCGATGATCATCACCGGCGCGCTGGTGGGTTCGTCGGGCGCGATCCTGTCCTACATCATGTGCAAGGCAATGAACCGCAGCTTCATCAGCGTGATCGCAGGTGGCTTCGGCGCGGCACCCGAAGCGAGCAGCGGCGGCGCGGTGATCGACCGTCCCTACAAGCGCGGCTCTGCCGAGGATGCCGCGTTCCTGATGAAGCAGGCCGACAGCGTCATCATCGTGCCGGGTTACGGCATGGCAGTGAGCCAGGCGCAGCACGCGCTGCGCGAGATGGGCGACCTGCTCAAGAAGGAAGGGGTGAAGGTCAAATATGCGATCCACCCCGTGGCGGGGCGTATGCCGGGCCATATGAACGTGCTGCTGGCCGAAGCGAATGTCTCCTATGACGAAGTGTTCGAACTGGAGGACATCAACAGCGAGTTTGGCCAGTGCGACGTTGCCTTCGTCATTGGCGCGAACGATGTGACCAACCCGGCGGCCAAGACCGACAAGACGTCGCCCATCTATGGGATGCCGATTCTGGACGTGGCCAATGCCAAGTCGGTGCTGTTCGTCAAACGATCCATGGGCGGTGCGGGCTATGCCGGTGTCGATAATGAAGTATTCTATATGGACAATACGATGATGCTGCTGGCCGACGCCAAGAAGATGGTCGAGGAAATCGTCAAGGGGCTGGCGCACTGA
- the pstB gene encoding phosphate ABC transporter ATP-binding protein PstB, giving the protein MTEEQKNLMPANPKITARDVKVFYGEKQAIKGVSIDVDMDNVTAFIGPSGCGKSTFLRTLNRMNDTVASARVEGLITLDGDDIYAPSMDVVQLRARVGMVFQKPNPFPKSIYENIAYGPRIHGLAHAKADLDVVVEKSLRRAGLWDEVKDRLHDSGTALSGGQQQRLCIGRAIAVEPEVILMDEPCSALDPIATAKIEELIHELRGRYAIVIVTHNMQQAARVSQRTAFFHLGDLVEYGVTSDIFTNPRQERTKDYITGRYG; this is encoded by the coding sequence ATGACCGAAGAACAGAAAAATCTGATGCCCGCCAACCCCAAGATCACCGCGCGCGACGTGAAGGTTTTCTACGGGGAAAAACAGGCGATCAAGGGCGTGTCGATAGACGTCGACATGGACAATGTCACCGCCTTCATCGGCCCGTCGGGCTGCGGCAAATCGACCTTCCTGCGCACGCTCAACCGCATGAACGACACGGTCGCGTCGGCGCGGGTCGAAGGTCTTATCACGCTGGACGGCGACGACATCTACGCCCCGTCGATGGACGTGGTGCAATTGCGCGCGCGGGTCGGCATGGTGTTTCAGAAGCCCAATCCCTTCCCCAAGTCGATCTACGAAAATATCGCCTATGGCCCGCGCATCCATGGCCTGGCCCATGCCAAGGCGGACCTGGACGTGGTGGTCGAAAAATCGCTGCGCCGCGCGGGCCTGTGGGACGAAGTGAAGGACCGGCTGCACGACAGCGGCACTGCATTATCGGGTGGGCAGCAGCAGCGGCTGTGCATCGGTCGCGCGATTGCGGTCGAACCCGAAGTCATCCTGATGGACGAACCCTGTTCAGCGCTGGACCCCATCGCCACCGCCAAGATCGAGGAACTGATCCACGAACTGCGCGGCCGTTACGCCATCGTCATCGTCACCCATAATATGCAGCAGGCCGCGCGCGTTTCGCAACGCACCGCCTTCTTCCATCTGGGCGACCTGGTCGAATATGGCGTGACGTCGGACATCTTCACCAATCCGCGTCAGGAGCGGACCAAAGACTATATCACCGGTCGGTACGGCTGA
- a CDS encoding substrate-binding domain-containing protein → MKHFALFTASAIAALALAGCGEQSGGGAGQTRDQIRAVGSSTVYPFATAVAELFVQGNAGMKSPIVESTGTGGGMKLFCAGVGAQHPDIANASRRMKKSEFEDCAKNGVKDIIEVQIGVDGLAFAEAKNGPGYKLTPKIVYEALAANPYGKGPNKTQTWKDVDPSLPAIAISVFGPPSTSGTRDSLAELILEKGCQSDEAMKALKEKNEDEYKATCTRVREDGKYVDSGENDNLIVQKLGANPNAVGIFGYSFLEENKDSLKDVPINGIQATYETVSTGQYPGARPLYIYAKKAHMTAIPGLQGFLNAFAANWNPDGALTKRGMVAAPDAVRKASAETVKALSVLDGSQLK, encoded by the coding sequence GTGAAGCATTTCGCCCTGTTTACAGCGTCGGCCATCGCCGCGCTTGCACTCGCCGGTTGCGGCGAACAATCCGGCGGCGGCGCGGGCCAGACCCGTGACCAGATCCGCGCGGTCGGCTCCTCCACCGTATATCCCTTCGCCACGGCGGTCGCCGAACTGTTCGTGCAGGGCAATGCCGGCATGAAATCGCCGATCGTCGAATCCACCGGCACCGGCGGCGGCATGAAGCTGTTCTGCGCGGGCGTCGGTGCGCAACATCCCGACATCGCCAATGCGTCGCGCCGCATGAAGAAGTCCGAATTTGAGGATTGCGCCAAGAATGGCGTCAAGGACATCATCGAAGTGCAGATCGGCGTCGATGGCCTGGCCTTTGCCGAAGCCAAGAACGGCCCCGGTTACAAGCTGACCCCCAAGATCGTCTATGAAGCGCTGGCCGCCAATCCCTATGGCAAGGGTCCGAACAAGACCCAGACCTGGAAGGATGTGGACCCCAGCCTGCCCGCCATCGCCATTTCCGTGTTCGGTCCGCCCTCCACCAGCGGCACGCGCGATTCGCTCGCTGAACTGATCCTGGAAAAGGGATGCCAGTCGGACGAAGCGATGAAGGCGCTCAAGGAAAAGAATGAGGACGAATATAAGGCGACCTGCACCCGCGTCCGCGAAGACGGCAAATATGTCGACTCCGGTGAAAACGACAATCTGATCGTGCAGAAGCTGGGTGCCAATCCCAACGCGGTCGGCATTTTCGGCTACAGCTTCCTTGAAGAGAATAAGGACAGCCTGAAGGACGTGCCGATCAATGGCATTCAGGCGACCTATGAAACCGTATCGACCGGCCAATATCCCGGCGCGCGGCCACTCTACATCTACGCCAAGAAAGCGCATATGACGGCGATCCCCGGCCTTCAGGGTTTCCTGAACGCCTTTGCCGCCAACTGGAACCCCGATGGCGCGCTGACGAAGCGCGGCATGGTCGCGGCACCCGACGCCGTGCGCAAGGCGAGCGCGGAAACGGTCAAGGCGCTCAGCGTCCTCGACGGTTCGCAGCTGAAGTAA
- a CDS encoding aspartate/glutamate racemase family protein, with amino-acid sequence MHKLGLIGGLSWTSTARYYEIINKAVHRAKGGQHSAPLLIESLDFAMVAGCATDDDWDCAATQLIDAARRLESAGAGALLICANSMHRVYDRVQGAVAIPILHIAERVGKKMQADGIEKAALIGTRNVMTEKFYRQRLVSHGVSLLPADMELADRIDRIVYDELTVGKISRESERYMKSELTDIAKQDVQAVVLACTELELIVDVKANVLPIYDCTSIHAKAGVDFILG; translated from the coding sequence ATGCACAAACTTGGCCTGATCGGCGGTCTTAGCTGGACGTCCACTGCCCGCTATTATGAGATCATCAACAAGGCGGTGCATCGCGCCAAGGGCGGCCAGCATAGTGCGCCGTTGTTGATCGAGAGCCTGGATTTCGCCATGGTGGCCGGGTGCGCTACCGACGACGACTGGGATTGCGCGGCGACTCAGTTGATCGACGCGGCACGGCGGCTGGAGAGCGCGGGGGCCGGCGCGCTGCTGATCTGCGCCAATAGCATGCACCGCGTGTACGACCGGGTGCAGGGTGCGGTTGCCATCCCCATTCTCCACATCGCCGAGCGGGTGGGCAAGAAGATGCAGGCCGACGGCATCGAAAAAGCCGCGCTGATCGGTACGCGCAATGTGATGACCGAGAAATTCTATCGCCAGCGGTTGGTGTCGCATGGCGTGTCGTTGCTGCCCGCCGACATGGAGTTGGCCGATCGCATCGACCGGATCGTTTATGACGAACTGACCGTGGGCAAGATCAGCCGGGAATCCGAACGCTATATGAAATCGGAACTGACCGACATCGCCAAGCAGGATGTGCAGGCGGTTGTGCTGGCCTGCACCGAGTTGGAACTGATCGTGGACGTAAAGGCCAATGTGCTGCCGATCTACGACTGCACCAGCATCCATGCGAAGGCGGGCGTGGACTTCATTCTGGGATGA
- the pstC gene encoding phosphate ABC transporter permease subunit PstC, with protein MTGPAILLLLAGLGAIAWVSARARAMRLQSVARETGRRDAVHSLPGYHGWYVALWTVLPAAIFLVVWAQVSPGLVTQSVLADPAAQSLPMDDFSRSAVLGEARAIASGAQSGAFNPLSQGLVEPYRAAIGKYGVAGAVLALVLAFAGGAYAFTRVRPDFRARTRVERLVMGTLLGASLLAIVTTVGIVSSLLWESFRFFSMVNPIDFLFGTKWSPQSAAMGYGNEDAFGAVPLFWGTIFIGAIIAMVVAIPLGLMSAIYLTQYARPTVRKWMKPTLEMLAGVPTVVYGYFAALTIAPALRDFAVFIGISGASSESALAAGLVMGVMIIPFVSSMADDSIAAVPQSMRDGSLAMGATTSETIKRVLIPAALPGVVGGVLLAVSRAIGETMIVVMAAGLSANLTLNPFASVTTVTTQIVQLLTGDQEFDSAKTLAAFALGLVLFIVTLLLNIVALRVVKKYREAYE; from the coding sequence ATGACTGGTCCCGCAATTCTCCTGCTGCTGGCGGGCCTGGGCGCGATCGCCTGGGTCAGCGCCCGCGCCCGCGCGATGCGTTTGCAGAGCGTGGCGCGGGAAACCGGGCGGCGCGATGCCGTCCACTCGCTGCCCGGCTATCATGGCTGGTATGTGGCGTTGTGGACGGTGCTGCCCGCTGCGATCTTCCTGGTCGTCTGGGCGCAGGTGTCGCCCGGTCTGGTGACGCAATCCGTGCTGGCCGATCCGGCGGCACAGAGCCTGCCGATGGATGATTTTTCCCGGTCGGCCGTGCTGGGCGAAGCCCGCGCGATTGCCAGCGGGGCGCAGTCAGGCGCATTCAACCCGTTGTCGCAGGGACTTGTCGAACCCTATCGCGCCGCCATCGGCAAATATGGCGTGGCGGGTGCCGTGCTGGCGCTGGTGCTGGCTTTTGCCGGCGGCGCTTATGCCTTCACCCGCGTCCGTCCCGACTTTCGGGCGCGCACGCGGGTCGAACGGTTGGTGATGGGGACGTTGCTCGGCGCATCGCTGCTCGCCATCGTGACCACGGTGGGCATCGTCTCCTCGCTATTGTGGGAAAGTTTCCGCTTCTTTTCGATGGTCAACCCCATCGACTTCCTGTTCGGCACCAAATGGTCGCCGCAATCGGCGGCCATGGGCTATGGCAATGAAGATGCGTTCGGTGCTGTGCCTTTATTCTGGGGCACCATCTTCATCGGCGCGATCATCGCCATGGTGGTCGCCATTCCGCTGGGCCTGATGAGCGCCATCTACCTTACCCAATATGCCCGGCCCACCGTGCGCAAATGGATGAAACCGACGCTGGAGATGCTCGCGGGCGTGCCGACGGTCGTCTATGGCTATTTCGCGGCGCTGACCATTGCTCCTGCCCTGCGCGATTTCGCGGTGTTCATCGGCATTTCGGGGGCATCCTCCGAAAGCGCACTGGCCGCTGGCCTTGTCATGGGCGTGATGATCATTCCCTTCGTTTCGTCCATGGCCGACGACAGCATCGCCGCCGTGCCGCAGTCGATGCGCGACGGCAGCCTGGCAATGGGTGCGACCACCAGCGAAACGATCAAGCGCGTACTGATCCCTGCGGCGCTTCCCGGCGTGGTCGGCGGCGTGTTGCTGGCGGTCAGCCGGGCGATCGGTGAGACGATGATCGTGGTCATGGCCGCTGGCCTGTCCGCCAATTTGACGCTCAATCCCTTTGCCAGCGTGACGACCGTGACGACCCAGATCGTCCAGTTGCTGACCGGCGATCAGGAGTTCGACAGCGCCAAGACGCTGGCCGCATTCGCGCTGGGCCTCGTCCTGTTCATCGTCACTCTGCTGCTCAACATCGTGGCCCTGCGGGTCGTGAAGAAATATCGCGAGGCTTACGAATGA
- a CDS encoding ATP-binding protein yields the protein MNRLTTSQITASLAMLLLGTGAALLLGASALAIALPVLAGIAVLLICAQGYVPAANPQPVTLEQPDLVDLPDFPDLLEAISDPLMLVDRGRILRANRAAQRLLGAHIEGEDARIAIRHPAAAERLSHVGPMADQAMIELVGLGTRDQRWQMRIAPFGDAAQARRLVHLVDRSGAYAAERMRVDFVANASHELRTPLAGILGFIETLADPELGKDDETRQRFLKIMDGEARRMQRLIDDLISLSRIEAEKYRAPDSAVNLSELVAEVVGIFRSSHGDRGRDVEMDIAPSLANVQGDRAQLSQLLHNLIGNAVKYGRPGTPIRVTLNEGPSAMARLAVADEGEGIGPDHLPRLTERFYRVDSGRSRAMGGTGLGLAIVKHIVERHRGRFDIASTLGKGTTITVLLPPAEPEEATGKARA from the coding sequence ATGAATCGACTGACCACTTCCCAAATCACCGCTTCGCTTGCGATGCTGTTGCTCGGCACCGGCGCCGCGCTGTTGCTGGGCGCTTCGGCGCTGGCCATCGCCCTGCCGGTGCTGGCGGGAATCGCCGTGCTGCTGATCTGCGCGCAGGGTTATGTCCCGGCGGCAAACCCGCAGCCTGTTACCTTGGAACAGCCCGATCTGGTTGACCTGCCCGATTTCCCCGACCTGCTGGAAGCCATTTCCGATCCGCTGATGCTGGTCGACCGGGGTCGCATCCTGCGCGCGAACCGCGCGGCGCAGCGACTGTTAGGCGCGCATATAGAGGGAGAGGATGCGCGCATCGCCATTCGCCACCCGGCCGCTGCCGAACGCCTGTCGCATGTCGGGCCGATGGCGGACCAGGCGATGATCGAACTGGTCGGCCTTGGCACCCGCGACCAGCGCTGGCAGATGCGGATCGCGCCCTTTGGCGATGCGGCGCAGGCGCGGCGGCTGGTTCATCTGGTCGACCGCAGCGGCGCTTATGCCGCCGAACGGATGCGGGTCGATTTCGTCGCCAATGCCAGCCACGAACTGCGCACGCCGCTGGCCGGGATATTGGGCTTCATCGAAACGCTGGCCGACCCCGAATTGGGCAAGGACGATGAAACCCGCCAGCGCTTCCTGAAAATCATGGATGGCGAAGCGCGGCGGATGCAGCGGTTGATCGACGATCTCATATCCCTGAGCCGGATCGAGGCGGAGAAATATCGCGCGCCCGACAGCGCGGTGAACCTGTCCGAACTGGTTGCCGAAGTCGTCGGCATATTCCGCTCCAGCCATGGGGATCGCGGTCGCGACGTCGAGATGGACATAGCCCCCTCGCTCGCCAATGTGCAGGGCGACCGGGCGCAATTGTCGCAGCTGCTGCACAACCTGATCGGCAATGCAGTCAAATATGGCCGCCCCGGCACGCCGATTCGCGTCACGCTGAACGAAGGGCCAAGCGCCATGGCGCGGCTGGCGGTCGCGGATGAGGGCGAAGGGATAGGCCCGGACCATCTGCCCCGCCTGACCGAACGCTTCTACCGCGTCGATTCGGGACGTAGCCGGGCGATGGGTGGCACGGGCCTGGGCCTTGCCATCGTCAAACATATTGTCGAGCGGCATCGCGGGCGGTTCGACATTGCCAGCACGCTGGGCAAGGGCACGACCATCACCGTCCTGTTGCCGCCCGCCGAGCCGGAAGAAGCGACGGGCAAGGCACGCGCCTGA
- the phoU gene encoding phosphate signaling complex protein PhoU, which produces MAEHTIKAFDEDIDRLRGLIAEMGGRAEAAIENAMVALQRQDKVLAAQVVADDKRIDAIEAEVEKLVVQVIALRAPMANDLRDVIAALKIVSVVERIGDYAKNIAKRVPLIMVNQRTLEPVSMLPSMGQVASEMVHDALNAFAARDPNLAIAVVERDTVVDDFYNSVFRTLVTFMVENPKTISECAHLLFIAKNIERIGDQATNIAEMVYYAATGETLPERDRGSTATAED; this is translated from the coding sequence ATGGCAGAACATACGATCAAGGCGTTCGATGAGGATATCGACAGGCTGCGTGGCCTGATCGCCGAAATGGGCGGTCGCGCCGAAGCGGCAATCGAAAACGCAATGGTGGCGTTGCAACGGCAGGACAAGGTTCTGGCCGCGCAGGTCGTTGCCGACGACAAACGCATCGACGCGATTGAGGCAGAAGTCGAGAAGCTGGTGGTGCAGGTGATCGCCCTGCGCGCGCCGATGGCCAATGACCTGCGCGACGTGATCGCGGCATTGAAGATCGTCAGCGTGGTCGAACGCATCGGCGATTATGCCAAGAATATCGCCAAGCGCGTCCCGCTCATCATGGTGAACCAGCGCACGCTGGAACCTGTGTCCATGCTGCCATCGATGGGTCAGGTCGCCAGCGAAATGGTGCATGACGCGCTCAACGCCTTTGCCGCGCGCGATCCGAATCTGGCCATCGCCGTGGTGGAACGCGACACGGTGGTCGACGATTTCTACAACAGCGTGTTCCGCACGCTCGTCACCTTCATGGTCGAAAACCCCAAGACGATCAGCGAATGCGCGCACCTGCTGTTCATCGCCAAGAATATCGAGCGGATCGGCGATCAGGCGACCAACATCGCCGAAATGGTCTATTATGCCGCGACCGGCGAAACCCTGCCCGAACGCGACCGTGGCAGCACGGCAACGGCGGAGGACTGA
- the phoB gene encoding phosphate regulon transcriptional regulator PhoB produces MARAKMLLVEDDAALAELLIWHFKREDFDVAHTVDGEEALLMAQENVPDIVLLDWMVESLSGIEVCRRLRRASGTANVPIIMLTARGEEEDRVRGLETGADDYVTKPFSPRELVARVGAVLRRVRPALAGETLTFVDVEMDTVGHKVRRAGQVIPLGPTEFRLLRHFLEHPGWVFSRERLLDSVWGQDSDIELRTVDVHIRRLRKAINADGQYMDIIRTVRSAGYALDTDGVA; encoded by the coding sequence ATGGCTCGCGCAAAAATGCTGCTGGTCGAAGATGACGCAGCGCTCGCCGAACTGCTGATCTGGCATTTCAAGCGCGAGGATTTCGACGTCGCCCATACGGTCGATGGCGAGGAAGCGTTGCTGATGGCGCAGGAAAATGTGCCGGACATCGTCCTGCTCGACTGGATGGTGGAAAGCCTGTCGGGCATCGAAGTGTGCCGCCGCCTGCGCCGTGCCAGCGGCACCGCCAACGTGCCGATCATCATGCTGACCGCGCGCGGTGAGGAGGAAGATCGCGTTCGTGGGCTGGAAACCGGGGCGGACGATTATGTCACCAAACCCTTTTCACCCCGCGAGCTGGTCGCCCGTGTCGGCGCGGTGCTGCGCCGCGTGCGCCCGGCACTGGCAGGGGAAACGCTGACATTCGTGGACGTCGAGATGGACACAGTGGGGCATAAGGTGCGCCGCGCGGGTCAGGTGATCCCGCTTGGTCCGACAGAGTTTCGCCTGCTGCGCCATTTTCTGGAGCATCCCGGCTGGGTCTTTTCGCGCGAACGCCTGCTCGACAGCGTATGGGGGCAGGACAGCGACATCGAACTGCGCACCGTCGACGTGCATATTCGCCGGCTGCGCAAGGCAATCAATGCCGACGGCCAATATATGGACATCATCCGCACCGTGCGGTCGGCGGGCTACGCGCTGGACACTGACGGCGTCGCCTGA
- a CDS encoding proton-translocating transhydrogenase family protein, translating into MDFISILSVFVLACFVGYYVVWSVTPALHTPLMAVTNAISSVIIVGALVASAEAGSAAAKYLGLLAVVFASVNIFGGFAVTERMLAMYKKKERK; encoded by the coding sequence ATGGACTTTATTTCCATCCTGTCGGTTTTCGTGCTGGCATGTTTCGTCGGCTATTATGTCGTGTGGTCGGTGACCCCGGCTCTGCACACGCCGTTGATGGCGGTCACTAACGCCATTTCGTCGGTTATCATCGTCGGCGCGCTGGTCGCGTCGGCGGAAGCGGGGAGCGCGGCGGCCAAATATCTGGGGCTGCTGGCGGTCGTCTTTGCATCGGTCAACATCTTCGGCGGCTTTGCGGTCACTGAGCGGATGCTGGCGATGTACAAGAAGAAGGAGCGCAAGTGA
- the pstA gene encoding phosphate ABC transporter permease PstA: MTATQTAPKRLPTDWNSDAMRKRIAARYASERRFKFAGLFAVALSAAFLAFLLFTMMGNGLRGFTRTEIALKIDFPASPLLLDPAAITDEALANANLPMVTGEVAKKALGADADALLSPTAWIAVRDAIKADPTILSRTETIAVPASTTIDLAAKSDATPEAEAAVDRLRKAGLLTTGFNWNFLTASDGTDPTQVGIWGAFKGSLLTMLVTLALSFPIGVATALYLEEYAAKNWITDIIEVSINNLAAVPSIIFGLLGLSIFLNFLHLPRSAALVGGLTLALMTMPVIVIAGRNAIKSVPPSIRDAALGIGASPVQVVFHHVLPLALPGILTGTIIGMARALGETAPLLMIGMRAFIATPPSGIVDPATVLPVQIFLWSDEVSRGFVEKTSAAIIVLLAFLLAMNGLAIYLRNKFETRW, translated from the coding sequence ATGACCGCGACGCAAACTGCCCCAAAAAGGCTGCCTACAGACTGGAATTCGGACGCGATGCGCAAGCGGATCGCCGCGCGCTATGCGTCCGAACGCCGCTTCAAATTTGCGGGCCTGTTTGCCGTAGCCCTTTCCGCTGCGTTCCTCGCCTTCCTGCTGTTCACGATGATGGGCAATGGCCTGCGCGGCTTTACCCGCACCGAAATCGCGCTCAAGATCGACTTTCCGGCCTCGCCGCTGCTGCTCGATCCTGCCGCGATCACGGACGAAGCGCTGGCCAACGCCAACCTGCCGATGGTGACGGGCGAAGTCGCGAAAAAGGCGCTGGGCGCGGACGCCGACGCCCTGCTGTCGCCCACCGCCTGGATTGCCGTGCGCGACGCGATCAAGGCCGATCCGACGATATTGAGCCGGACCGAAACGATCGCGGTGCCTGCATCCACCACCATCGACCTGGCCGCCAAGAGCGACGCGACTCCCGAAGCCGAAGCGGCGGTCGACCGGCTGCGCAAGGCCGGGTTGCTGACCACCGGCTTCAACTGGAACTTTCTGACCGCCAGCGACGGCACGGACCCGACGCAGGTCGGCATCTGGGGCGCGTTCAAGGGGTCGTTGCTGACCATGCTGGTGACGCTGGCATTGAGCTTCCCGATCGGCGTGGCGACTGCCCTTTATCTGGAGGAATATGCCGCCAAGAACTGGATCACCGACATCATCGAAGTGTCGATCAACAATCTGGCGGCCGTTCCCTCCATCATCTTCGGCCTGCTGGGCCTGTCGATCTTCCTCAACTTCCTGCACCTGCCGCGCTCCGCCGCGCTGGTCGGCGGGTTGACGCTGGCTCTGATGACCATGCCCGTCATCGTCATCGCCGGGCGCAACGCGATCAAGTCGGTCCCGCCGTCCATCCGTGACGCCGCGCTCGGCATCGGCGCGTCGCCGGTGCAGGTGGTGTTCCACCATGTCCTGCCGCTCGCCCTGCCCGGCATCCTTACCGGGACGATAATCGGCATGGCCCGCGCGCTGGGCGAAACTGCGCCGCTGCTGATGATCGGTATGCGCGCTTTCATCGCCACGCCGCCCAGCGGCATCGTCGATCCCGCGACGGTCCTGCCGGTGCAAATCTTCCTGTGGTCGGACGAAGTCTCCAGGGGCTTTGTCGAAAAGACTTCCGCCGCGATCATCGTGCTGCTGGCCTTCCTGCTCGCGATGAACGGCCTCGCCATTTACCTGCGCAACAAGTTTGAAACACGGTGGTAA